From Poecilia reticulata strain Guanapo linkage group LG3, Guppy_female_1.0+MT, whole genome shotgun sequence:
ACAACGCCACCATGATTTTGAATACCTCaccatgtgtgattttaattgtttcttattaaatggaaacacatcaATCGGAattgtttttcaacttttgcaGAACATCAGAAACGTTTATCAGACATCTCTAATATTCGCTGTTAAAGTGGCTGTTAATGTCTACGTACTGGTTTCTTCCCATACATGTAGAATCAGCTTGGGTCCTACTGCGCTGTCCTCTGAAGGTTTGACGTTTTTGTCTACACAGGGCCATCTCTCTGAAGGCCTCGTCACAAAGTGGTACCGATCTCCTCGCCTGCTGCTCTCGCCGAACAACTACACCAAAGCCATTGACATGTGGGCTGCTGGCTGCATCTTTTCCGAGATGCTCACTGGGAAAACTCTTTTTGCAGGTAATTAGTGGCTCTGTTTGAATTGTTGAACTTTCCGAAGCACCAGAGGGAAAGTGGCTGAGGAGAAAAATTTAGGGACGGTGGGGGATTAAGGTATAGGCGGCTTGTTCCCATTCTAATTCCAGCTGGGGCCGAATGAAACCGTGCGCTTGTGTAAGAACCGCCTTAAGCTGGGCACAAGGCAAACAAAAGTTGTTCCCATGACCTTCCACACTTACCCCTCAGTCATACAGATGGTGGATGTTGTGTAATCCTGGGAACAAACCGACGTTTGTCCGTCCGTTTCAGGAGCGCACGAACTGGAGCAGATGCAGCTGATCCTGGAGTCCATCCCCGTGCTGCGAGAGGAAGACCGGCAAGAGCTTCACAGCGTCATCCCCGTCTTCATCCGCAGCGACATGTCGAAGCCTCACACGCCGCTGATCAACCTGCTGCCTGGTGTCAGCCCACAGGGTGAGTCACAACCATTTGCAGAGTCACCCAGCACTCTGTGTTCAGGGTCAGGTTGCTCGTGGGTCGTTACTCCAGTTCCCTGATTGACGGTCTTAATTTTCCCCGTTCCTCTCTAGCCATGGATTTTCTGGAGAAGATCCTCACCTTTAACCCCATGGACCGTCTTACAGCCGAAGAGGCCCTGGCTCACCCCTATATGGCCGACTACTCCTTCCCCCTGGATGAGCCGATCTCTCTGCACCCCTTTCACATTGAAGACGAAGTAGATGACATCGTGCTCATGGACCAGAGCCACAGCCACACCTGGGAAAGGTGCGCTGGCAAACTTGCTAAAAAGATCTGATAACCATGATAgccatctttttatttctgtactaaaccgtgtgtgtttgctgttttaggTATCATGAGAGCCAGTTCTCAGAGGCTGATTGGCAGTTGCACAGCACCCATGACCCGGATGAAGTTCAGGTTGACCCCAGGGGGCTCTCTGACGTTACAGATGAAGAGGAGGTCCAGGTATGTAACTTAGACTTGATGGATGAGAGGATGAAGAAGTGAGATGAGATTTAAAGAGCAACAAAAGCTGAACATTCTCCATTTCTCTCCAGGTCGATCCTCGTAAATATGCCGACGGCGATCGGGAGAAGTTCCGGGACGAGCCGTCCTTCGACTACTCGCCCCTGCTCCCGTCAGAGCGGTCTTGGCAGGAAGACCACCACGAGAACAAGTACTGTGACGTGCAGTGTAGTCACACTTGCAACTACAAGGCCGTGTCCCCCTCCTACCTGGACAACCTCATCTGGAGGGACAGTGAAGTCAACCACTACTACGAACCCAAGCTCATCATCGACCTGTCCAACTGGAAGGAGCAGCAGAGCAAGGAGAAAGCCGACCGCAAGGCCAAGAGCAAGTGCGAGAAGAACGGGCTGGTGAAGGCACAGATCGCCCTGAAGGAGGCCGAGAAGACCCAGAGTCCGGCCGAGAAGGACAGCGAGCAGGAGAAACACCAGGCGGAGAGGCAGCAGAACCAAGGCTTCGACTTCGACTCCTTCATCGCCAGCACCATCAAGCTGAGCTTGCAGCCGGAGCCGTGTCCGGAGGTGACCCTGCTCAGCGAGGTGGGGCTCCTCAACGAGCTCAACTTCTCCGTCTCCCAGCTGGAGGCGCCCCGCTCTACTTCCATGTCAAAGACTATTAGtcaggagaaagaggagaagtGCCTGGTGAACCTCGCTCAGTTGGGCGGCGGGGGTCTGGGAGTGGTTGCCGGGGACTGCGTCTGGCCCTCTGAGCCCTGGGAGAGCTTCGGACCCGGGGAGAGCCTCGGCGATGGCGGCTGTCTGATAGACGAAGCGTGCTGGGACCTCCGCAAGGCGGACCAGCTCCAGAAGGAGAGCTCCTACACCAGCTACCTGGACCGCTTTTTCAGCCGGAAAGACGACAGCGTCGCCGAGGCCGTGACCGGCCTGGAGATGGAGCCCTCGGTGGTGAAGGAGCTAGACG
This genomic window contains:
- the mapk6 gene encoding mitogen-activated protein kinase 6; the encoded protein is MAEKFESLMNIHGFDLGSRYMDLKPLGYGGNGLVFSAVDTDCDKRVAVKKIILTDPQSVKHALREIKIIRRLDHDNIVKVFETLGPCGRRLTEDVASLTEVNSVYIVQEYMETDLCQLLERGPMSEGHARLFMYQLLRGLKYIHSANVLHRDLKPANLFVNTEDLVLKIGDFGLARIMDPHYSHKGHLSEGLVTKWYRSPRLLLSPNNYTKAIDMWAAGCIFSEMLTGKTLFAGAHELEQMQLILESIPVLREEDRQELHSVIPVFIRSDMSKPHTPLINLLPGVSPQAMDFLEKILTFNPMDRLTAEEALAHPYMADYSFPLDEPISLHPFHIEDEVDDIVLMDQSHSHTWERYHESQFSEADWQLHSTHDPDEVQVDPRGLSDVTDEEEVQVDPRKYADGDREKFRDEPSFDYSPLLPSERSWQEDHHENKYCDVQCSHTCNYKAVSPSYLDNLIWRDSEVNHYYEPKLIIDLSNWKEQQSKEKADRKAKSKCEKNGLVKAQIALKEAEKTQSPAEKDSEQEKHQAERQQNQGFDFDSFIASTIKLSLQPEPCPEVTLLSEVGLLNELNFSVSQLEAPRSTSMSKTISQEKEEKCLVNLAQLGGGGLGVVAGDCVWPSEPWESFGPGESLGDGGCLIDEACWDLRKADQLQKESSYTSYLDRFFSRKDDSVAEAVTGLEMEPSVVKELDDSFLDASAEIVLNMQLDSLALPVFDGPDDLPLKSIQASLSPCAVKCSPQIAHKTYSSIFKHLN